The Nitrospira sp. genomic sequence CGGTCGCCGAACTCGACGGACCACTGCCGCTTGAGCTCTGCCTCAAACGCGGGATCGGCGGGCCATTGGTCCCGCGGCGTGGCCGCCCACCAATCTCCGATACACTCAAAATGTCTCGATCCGGCCGTCTGCTCCCAGGAAAAACACCGCTCCGGTTGAGATGCGACCCAGAAATGCCCTTTGCACCGAAGCAATCCCACCCAATCGGATTCGATCAGATCCCACAAACGCTCTGGATGGAAGGGGCGCGTGGCCCGAAATACCCCCATCGCCCAGTGAACCGATGAAATCGTCGGCAGTGGCGCACCTTGGATGAGCTTGGCCCAGCCGGGCTGAAAACTGATCGGCATCGAGGCCGGCATCCGTGCTCCAAGGATTTGTCCTGCCAGATTCGATTCATCCGCCATCAACAAAATCATGGCTTCCGGGTTCAACGCTTCAAGCAGGTGCCGTAACCGCCGCAGCTTTCCGCTCGGTAGCCCCTCCGTCTTGGACAGCACCAGCACCGTCGCATACTCCACCTGGTCCACGACCAGTTCAGAAATCGTCCGCCCGTCATCCGTTCCGCAACTCACACCGCGAGCCTGCAAGTCGTCCACGGTGTGCAGATCGCCCCAAAAGGTCTGGCTGTCAACCACCGTAACCAGGTGATCGAGTCGTGCCTTTGATGCCAGCGGCTCTTGGTTCTCCCAGGCATCGTTGAAGACTTCGGCAACGAAGACCGGCTCGACCAATCCGGAACACTCCACCAGCAGTCGATCAAACCGTTCCATGGCGGCGATCGCCATAACGGCGCTCGTCAAGCTGTCGCGCAAGGAACAGCCGACGCACCGCTCAACCAACTCGGCCAGGACTTCACCAAGGCTGAATATGGTCACTCCTTGCGATCGACAGAAGTCTGCATCCAATCCGGCATCGCTGCGGTCATGGACTAGTAGGGCCACACGCCCG encodes the following:
- a CDS encoding GTP-binding protein; its protein translation is MVWKLLTERASGRVALLVHDRSDAGLDADFCRSQGVTIFSLGEVLAELVERCVGCSLRDSLTSAVMAIAAMERFDRLLVECSGLVEPVFVAEVFNDAWENQEPLASKARLDHLVTVVDSQTFWGDLHTVDDLQARGVSCGTDDGRTISELVVDQVEYATVLVLSKTEGLPSGKLRRLRHLLEALNPEAMILLMADESNLAGQILGARMPASMPISFQPGWAKLIQGAPLPTISSVHWAMGVFRATRPFHPERLWDLIESDWVGLLRCKGHFWVASQPERCFSWEQTAGSRHFECIGDWWAATPRDQWPADPAFEAELKRQWSVEFGDRRQTFGWIGYHLDAVDWRRQLERCLLTPAEVLEGESSWRRFDDPFARALAQTDAHDDGDSDKEETDGNSCDDKARS